A stretch of Megalobrama amblycephala isolate DHTTF-2021 linkage group LG14, ASM1881202v1, whole genome shotgun sequence DNA encodes these proteins:
- the LOC125246323 gene encoding gastrula zinc finger protein XlCGF7.1-like — MEVKEESEELSEVEEEHHDKPGEKPLSRSKTKKTFLKKRDKKSTTCTQCGKSFTTKHSLERHMRIHTGEKPFTCDQCGNSLSTRHHLKEHMRVHTGEKPFTCDQCGKSFSTKQYLEVHMRVHTGEKLFTCDQCGKSFSQSSTLKAHMRIHTGEKPFTCDQCGKSFKQKGHLKNHMKVHTGEKPFTCDQCGESFTQRGNLKSHMKVHTGEKPHTCDQCDKTFLWASNLKRHLRVHTKEKPHSCSVCGKSFSLLSYLNEHEKTHTGVREYVCFECEKTFATWSDLKKHHRIHTGEKPYKCSHCDKRFNQSSHMKTHERIHSREKLHT; from the coding sequence atggaagtgaaggaggagagtgaagaactgagtgaagtggaggaggaacatcatgacaaacctggagaaaaacctttgagtcgctcaaagactaaaaagacatttttaaagaaaagagacaagaaatctacaacctgcactcagtgtggaaagagtttcactacCAAACATAGTCTTGAAcgtcacatgaggatccacaccggagagaagccgttcacatgtgatcagtgtggaaataGTTTGTCAACCAGACATCATCTTAAGgaacacatgagagttcacactggagagaagccattcacatgtgatcagtgtggaaagagtttctcaaccaaACAATATCTTGaggttcacatgagagttcatacaggagagaagctgttcacatgtgatcaatgtgggaagagtttcagtcaatcaTCAACCCTTAAAgcacacatgaggatccacactggagagaagccgttcacatgtgatcagtgtgggaagagcttcaaACAGAAAGGACATCTTAAGAATCATATgaaagttcacactggagagaagccgttcacatgtgatcaatgtggggaGAGCTTCACACAAAGAGGAAATCTTAAGAGTCATATGAAagttcacaccggagagaagccacacacatgtgatcaatgtgacaaaacatttctCTGGGCATCAAACCTGAAGAGACACCTGAgagttcatacaaaggagaagccacattcatgttctgtgtgtggaaagagtttttcactgctgtcatatttaaatgaacatgagaaaacacacactggtgtgagagagtacgtgtgctttgagtgtgagaagacttttgcTACATGGAGCGATTTAAAAAAGCACCacagaattcacactggagaaaaaccttacaagtgttcacactgtgac